The Pyrenophora tritici-repentis strain M4 chromosome 2, whole genome shotgun sequence genome window below encodes:
- a CDS encoding WWbp domain containing protein: MGFRSEKMKKIKSNRKSSWVMLAENGGYTPLPGEQTLYQSPPRTTLSLQTTNRQHQSESYSQQCKSGVVFLTNRRMIYLPVNPTPQLQSFAVPILNVTDSRVTAPWFGANKWEAIVQPVQGGGIPPQHAELDLVMEFKEGGAFDFASIFERLKERLRQAVDVARESGGDVVDASRGVGGVNMNNVHLEDLPAYEESRQHARVPDPLPSPPIDSPMGGPVIAASEPTSPRTSSPPLSSPRTQSGHFEPPSDPPPGYEEVQRGSIADALERQVRENPWQDGEEGKR; encoded by the exons ATGGGCTTCAGGTCGGAGAAGATGAAAAAGATAAAATCTAACCGCAAGTCCAGTTGGGTTATGCTCGCCGAGAATGGCGGTTACACTCCTCTGCCCGGCGAACAGACGCTGTATCAGTCGCCGCCTCGAACTACCCTCTCCTTACAGACTACCAACCGACAACACCAGAGCGAGTCGTACTCACAACAATGCAAGTCTGGCGTTGTATTTCTCACAAACCGAAGG ATGATCTACCTTCCTGTCAACCCCACGCCTCAACTCCAGTCTTTCGCTGTCCCCATCCTCAACGTCACAGACTCGCGCGTAACTGCCCCATGGTTCGGCGCCAACAAGTGGGAGGCCATCGTCCAGCCCGTCCAAGGCGGCGGCATACCACCTCAACACGCTGAACTGGATCTCGTCATGGAATTCAAGGAGGGCGGTGCATTCGATTTCGCAAGCATATTCGAGAGACTAAAGGAGCGGTTACGGCAAGCTGTGGATGTAGCTCGGGAAAGTGGCGGCGATGTCGTGGATGCAAGTCGAGGCGTTGGAGGTGTCAACATGAACAACGTACATTTGGAGGACCTACCAGCGTACGAGGAGAGTCGGCAGCATGCTCGGGTCCCCGACCCGCTCCCTAGTCCGCCCATAGATAGCCCTATGGGCGGTCCTGTTATCGCGGCATCTGAGCCCACCAGCCCACGAACATCGAGCCCGCCTCTGTCAAGCCCACGGACGCAATCAGGACACTTTGAGCCGCCATCAGATCCACCGCCAGGCTATGAGGAGGTACAGAGGGGTAGCATTGCGGACGCGCTGGAAAGACAGGTACGGGAAAATCCCTGGCAAGACGGAGAAGAGGGGAAGCGATGA
- a CDS encoding class II aldolase-adducin domain containing protein, producing MSPPSAIEPQAGDETKPNTVAPNEPGLSQKDGKQEMLKFPTPPKFDDPYKERAYLKGRLAAAFRIFGKYGFDEGVAGHITLRDPVDPTTFWVNPFGVAFSLMKASDLILVDAKGEVIDGGECRLLNTAAYMIHHAVHSARPDVIAAAHSHSIYGRTFCSLGRKLDTITQDSCAFHDDHVLYESFNGIVLAEEEGKNIAKCLGDKKAALLQNHGLLTVGKTIEEAVFWFVSLEKCCQAQLMADAAAAGRGGETVKITEEDAVYTRKTIGSPLAGFFSAKPMFDVIHRESNGEYLE from the exons ATGTCTCCTCCATCAGCAATCGAGCCACAGGCAGGTGACGAGACGAAGCCAAACACAGTAGCGCCAAATGAACCGGGCTTAAGCCAAAAGGATGGCAAGCAGGAGATGCTCAAGTTTCCGACGCCACCCAAGTTCGATGATCCATACAAGGAGCGTGCATACCTAAAGGGCCGACTTGCTGCGGCATTCCGCATCTTCGGCAAGTACGGCTTTGATGAGGGTGTAGCCGGCCATATTACCCTCAGG GATCCCGTAGACCCAACGACGTTTTGGGTGAATCCCTTTGGTGTCGCCTTCAGCTTGATGAAGGCCTCGGATCTCATCCTCGTTGACGCAAAAGGCGAAGTCATTGACGGCGGAGAGTGCCGACTTCTCAACACGGCGGCATACATGATCCATCATGCAGTCCACTCAGCTCGTCCCGATGTAATCGCTGCAGCGCATTCACACTCAATCTACGGTCGCACATTTTGCTCGCTCGGTCGCAAACTGGATACCATAACTCAAGACTCGTGCGCCTTCCACGACGACCACGTCCTTTACGAGTCGTTCAACGGTATCGTGCTAGCAGAGGAAGAGGGCAAGAACATTGCCAAATGTCTGGGTGACAAGAAGGCGGCACTACTCCAGAACCACGGCCTGTTGACTGTTGGTAAGACGATAGAAGAGGCCGTGTTTTGGTTTGTCAGTTTGGAGAAGTGCTGTCAGGCGCAATTGATGGCCGATGCTGCGGCTGCGGGACGGGGCGGGGAGACTGTTAAGATTACCGAAGAGGACGCGGTCTATACGCGCAAGACCATAGGTAGTCCGCTCGCGGGCTTCTTCAGTGCAAAGCCGATGTTTGATGTCATCCACAGGGAGTCGAATGGAGAGTACCTGGAGTAG
- a CDS encoding phosphoglycerate mutase family protein → MAKGPAVVVIARHGARLDAADKSWHLTSPTPYDPPLTYGGWSQAKALGQRIAALLHDRDIQQQKAEEAKSATDSDPAHVDLSKLSIGKDGSDGLHRPKKKKRKIIIHSSPFLRCVQTSTAVAAGISQYQNPTTPQLGIPTPSKANGEPKAPRAKASSSQPRTFERLADPNLDILPRPNTGPERVLLRIDAFLGEWLSPEYYADITAPPNSTMMVAGAKADLLRRGDYIQEQPNANSSKGHFPGGWMGNKAAVNNTGTANKTASSARGSLAQIAAFRERSSSYTGPLDLERTRSKEPVAPLATPIATPVPTTVPKRVYEPPNPSYSVSPADPIPRGYVAHAQDACVKVDFQWDSMRPPQNWGDGGEYGDEWSTMHKRFRRGLAGMMDWYRTYGTAPPKESFPGFMFKEPLRLTPPISHAKSDPFPAFGEDPAVEEEEELVLILVTHGAGCNALLGAITNQPVLMDIGLASLSMAVRRDVPRKTSTPATVLERRRSVADPGMSDTYDVKLSASIDHLRPGVDPSKPLSAKTPSSASPVVTSSPSLEYRRRFTGSSSTNSTLDVPPFSIGDAHRTWSSSMSSARRTMSSGSNSRYMHGHGASTTGTASPAGGLWSGTSTPVSEAEGHSFGGAVVGKQNLASSTSASAQHPEKNTAADANYGLTRLDSKEEREVGDRFTPLVSASAAQARKQSTVNTAASSAALASSGTAATSGGGSGGGLWGAKTTPKAGNGLWGPPKLDDVYEHRHGPKRRWTVTERDE, encoded by the exons ATGGCGAAGGGCCCTGCAGTTGTAGTCATCGCCAG ACATGGCGCACGCCTCGATGCTGCTGACAAGTCATGGCATCTTACTTCTCCGACTCCTTACGACCCACCCCTCACATATGGCGGCTGGTCCCAGGCAAAGGCTCTCGGTCAGCGAATAGCCGCACTGCTGCACGATAGGGACATCCAACAGCAAAAGGCGGAAGAAGCCAAGAGTGCTACAGACAGCGACCCCGCACATGTCGACTTGAGCAAGTTGAGCATCGGAAAGGATGGAAGTGACGGACTACATCGgcccaagaagaagaagcgcaagatTATCATACATTCAAGCCCCTTCTTGAGATGTGTACAGACCAGCACAGCCGTGGCAGCGGGCATCTCGCAGTATCAGAATCCGACTACTCCGCAGCTGGGAATACCTACACCATCCAAGGCGAATGGTGAACCGAAAGCACCGCGCGCCAAAGCCTCATCATCGCAACCCCGGACCTTTGAACGCCTCGCCGACCCCAATCTCGACATATTGCCACGGCCAAACACGGGCCCTGAGAGGGTATTACTGCGTATCGATGCTTTCCTGGGAGAATGGCTGTCGCCCGAGTACTATGCCGACATCACAGCACCTCCCAATTCGACCATGATGGTAGCTGGCGCCAAAGCAGACCTGCTACGGAGAGGCGACTACATCCAGGAACAGCCCAATGCGAACAGTAGCAAGGGCCACTTTCCGGGCGGTTGGATGGGAAACAAAGCAGCTGTCAACAACACGGGGACTGCTAACAAGACAGCGTCCTCAGCTAGAGGCAGTCTGGCTCAAATTGCCGCCTTTCGCGAACGCTCGAGCAGCTACACTGGTCCGCTTGATCTGGAGAGAACGCGCTCGAAAGAACCAGTCGCACCCCTCGCCACGCCCATAGCAACACCGGTTCCCACCACCGTGCCCAAACGCGTTTACGAACCTCCGAACCCCTCGTACTCGGTCTCTCCAGCCGACCCGATACCGCGTGGTTACGTCGCGCACGCACAAGATGCCTGTGTCAAGGTCGACTTCCAATGGGATAGCATGCGTCCACCACAAAACTGGGGCGATGGCGGCGAGTACGGCGACGAATGGAGCACCATGCACAAGCGCTTTAGGAGAGGCTTGGCTGGTATGATGGACTGGTATAGGACATACGGTACAGCACCGCCCAAGGAAAGCTTCCCAGGCTTCATGTTCAAGGAACCACTACGTCTCACACCACCCATCTCGCACGCCAAATCAGATCCCTTTCCTGCCTTTGGCGAAGACCCAGCAgtggaagaggaggaggaacTAGTACTCATCTTGGTCACTCATGGCGCAGGCTGTAATGCTCTACTAGGCGCCATCACCAACCAACCCGTCCTCATGGACATTGGCCTCGCCTCCCTATCCATGGCAGTCCGTCGCGACGTACCGAGAAAAACCTCAACCCCAGCCACAGTCCTCGAGCGTCGACGCTCCGTCGCAGACCCAGGCATGTCAGACACCTACGACGTCAAACTCTCAGCTTCGATCGACCATCTCCGTCCTGGCGTCGATCCTTCAAAGCCGCTGTCCGCAAAAACACCTTCCTCCGCTTCCCCGGTTGTTACCTCCAGCCCATCGCTAGAGTACCGCCGCCGTTTCACCGGATCGTCATCTACAAATAGTACCCTCGACGTACCGCCCTTTAGCATAGGCGACGCGCATCGTACGTGGAGTAGCTCAATGAGCAGTGCAAGACGCACGATGAGTTCGGGTTCCAACTCGCGCTATATGCATGGCCACGGCGCTTCTACTACTGGTACTGCGTCGCCTGCTGGGGGGTTGTGGTCGGGGACTAGTACACCGGTGTCCGAGGCTGAGGGGCATAGTTTTGGGGGTGCTGTGGTGGGGAAGCAGAATTTGGCTTCTTCTACGTCTGCGTCTGCACAACATCCAGAAAAGAACACTGCTGCTGACGCAAACTATGGACTTACGCGACTGGACTCCAAGGAGGAGAGGGAGGTGGGTGATAGGTTTACCCCGCTAGTTAGCGCTAGTGCGGCGCAGGCGAGGAAACAGAGTACAGTAAACACGGCGGCGTCTTCTGCTGCTTTAGCTTCTTCAGGTACTGCTGCTACTTCCGGTGGCGGCAGCGGTGGTGGTCTTTGGGGCGCAAAGACGACACCCAAGGCAGGGAATGGTCTTTGGGGACCACCTAAACTGGATGATGTGTATGAGCATCGTCATGGGCCCAAGAGGAGGTGGACGGTTACGGAGAGGGATGAGTGA
- a CDS encoding PaaJ, Acetyl-CoA acetyltransferase, with protein sequence MANQAPNKVQERLTQVEGHLTGAASKTGKNALLEKKADDIVITCALRTAFTKGGKGGFKDTHASDLLHGAYKALVERSGIDPSLVEDIAVGAVLAPGGGATEFRAAALAAGFPTTTAVKSLNRQCSSGLQACVDIANAIKSGMIEIGIGAGAESMSTQYGPGAVSEFSPLLDGHTEAANCKVPMGVLSEKMAKEKGIPRSAQDAFAASSFQKAVEAQKNGLFDEEIAPLTVKWTDPKTDEEKTITVAADDGIRQGITAESLAKIRPAFSKDGSIHAGNASQISDGAAAVLLMKRSTAQRLGQKILGKFVQASIVGVPPLLMGVGPAAAIPVVLQKTGLAKEDVDIYEINEAFASQCLYCINELGLDQKKVNPKGGAIAFGHPLGVTGARQVNEIVC encoded by the exons ATGGCTAACCAGGCTCCTAACAAAG TTCAAGAGCGCCTTACGCAGGTCGAAGGCCATCTCACTGGTGCTGCGTCGAAGACGGGCAAGAACGCTCTATTGGAGAAGAAGGCTGATGAT ATCGTCATAACCTGCGCCCTCCGCACCGCCTTCACCAAAGGCGGCAAAGGCGGCTTCAAAGACACACATGCATCAGACCTCCTCCACGGCGCCTACAAAGCCCTCGTAGAGCGCTCCGGCATCGACCCCTCCCTCGTCGAAGACATCGCCGTCGGCGCCGTCCTCGCCCCAGGCGGTGGCGCAACCGAATTCCGCGCCGCAGCCCTCGCCGCCGGCTTCCCCACAACTACAGCCGTCAAGTCTCTAAACCGACAATGCTCATCGGGCCTCCAAGCCTGCGTCGACATCGCCAACGCCATCAAATCCGGCATGATTGAAATCGGCATCGGCGCAGGCGCTGAGAGCATGAGTACGCAGTATGGTCCCGGGGCTGTGAGCGAGTTCTCGCCCCTTCTCGACGGCCACACGGAAGCTGCAAACTGCAAGGTACCAATGGGTGTTTTGTCCGAGAAAATGGCAAAGGAGAAGGGTATTCCGCGCTCTGCACAAGACGCCTTCGCCGCGTCTTCGTTCCAAAAAGCCGTCGAGGCGCAGAAGAACGGCTTGTTCGATGAGGAAATCGCGCCCTTGACAGTCAAGTGGACAGACCCCAAAACCGATGAAGAAAAGACCATCACCGTCGCGGCCGACGACGGCATCCGACAAGGCATTACCGCGGAATCCCTGGCCAAAATCCGCCCTGCCTTTTCAAAAGACGGTTCCATCCACGCAGGCAACGCCTCGCAAATCTCCGACGGCGCCGCCGCCGTCCTCCTCATGAAACGCTCCACGGCCCAGCGCCTCGGCCAGAAGATTCTCGGAAAATTCGTTCAGGCCAGCATCGTCGGTGTGCCGCCGCTACTCATGGGTGTCGGTCCTGCTGCTGCTATTCCCGTGGTACTGCAGAAGACGGGCCTTGCCAAGGAGGACGTTGATATTTATGAAATCAATGAGGCGTTTGCTAGTCAGTGCCTCTACTGCATTAATGAGCTGGGTCTCGATCAGAAGAAGGTTAATCCCAAGGGAGGTGCGATTGCGTTTGGTCATCCGCTGGGTGTCACGGGTGCGAGACAGGTTA ATGAGATTGTGTGTTGA